The genomic segment AGTTACCGGATGGTTCGCTCCCCTTGCTTGCCCCGATGAGCGAAGTGGCCGGGCGGTTAGCTGTACAGGTAGGCGCCTACTACCTAATGGAGCCTTATGGTGGACGCGGCGTGTTGCTCGGAGGGGTACCCGGTGTGCCCCCAGGCAGGGTGGTGATCATCGGTGGGGGAACGGTGGGGACGAATGCTGCCCAAATGGCAGTGGGCCTCGGTGCTGATGTGGTGCTGTTCGACATCAATGTCGAGCGGCTACGGCATCTCGAGTCGGTCCTGCACGGACGGTTTCGTACGCAGATGTCGAACGAGCAAGCACTGGCCGAAACGATCCAGGAAGCGGATCTCGTGATCGGAGCGGTCTTGATCCCCGGAGCCCGGGCACCCAAGCTCGTGACGCGCGCGATGGTGGCCAGTATGCGGCCAGGCAGCGTGATCGTGGACGTCTCGATCGACCAAGGTGGTTGCGTCGAAACGGCTCGACCGACCACCCACGATGCACCGGTGTACGAGGTCGACGGCGTTGTGCACTACATGGTCACGAACATGCCCGGAGCAGTGCCGCGAACGAGCACGTTCGCACTGAGCAATGTGACGTTGCGATATATCGTGGAACTCGCTAACCTCGGTTTCCGTGCTGCCGTGCAGCGCGACCAGGCGCTGGCGAAAGGCGTTAATGTGTTTAGAGGACATATCACACATCCTTCGGTCGCCGAAGCACTAGGGCTGCCGTTCGTTCCGCTCGAGACATTGTTGTGACGCGAGCGGATGCCGGTCGAAGGTCGTTCGATGACACTTGGGAGAGTGGAGGCGAGGCCGATGCAAGAGGTGATCGAGCAGTTCTTAGCAGGGGTCGTCCGCGAGCGGGGTCTGTCACCCAATACCGTGGCTGCCTACCGAAACGACCTGGAACAGTTCGCAGCGTATCTCCGCGAGAGGTGTCACCTCGCCGAGTGGAATGCGCTCCGGAGCGAACATCTCGAAGCCTTCTTGCAGTACCTCCGCGATCGACAGTATGCGGACACCACGGCAGCCCGGAAACTCGCCGCGATCAAGGCGTTCTGTCAGTATCTCGTCCGTAACGGCATTCTCGAGGACAATCCTGCTGATGGCTTACCGGTACCGCGAGTCGGTCGTTTCGCACCGCGCGCGATCTCGCCCGAAGATGTCCGCTCGCTCATCGCGATCGCGTCGAGTGACCGGTCGCCTGAGGGATTGCGTGACCAGGCGATGCTGCTCACGCTCGCCACGACCGGTCTCCGCGTGAGCGAGTTGACCTCGCTCGATCTCGACGATGTCGATCTGGCGCGCGGGGAGCTGGTCGTTCGCCGTCCGAACGGTCGAGAGCGCCGGGTGCCGATTAACTCGGAAGCCGTTCAAGTCCTGCGTGAGTACCTGGAGCGCGCGCGTCCCCTCTTTGCGCCGTCGAAGACTGAGCGGGCCGTGTTTCTGAATCATCGAGGTACACGGTTGACTCGACAGGGATTCTGGCTCATTCTCAAGGGCTACGCGGAAGCGGCGGGCTTGCCCGATGTGACGCCTCATACACTCCGACACTCCTTCGCCGTTCATGCGCTCGCGAATGGCTGGGATCTCCGCGATGTTCAGCGGATCCTCGGGCACGTGAGTCCAGCGACGACGCAGGTGTACCGGCAGCTCGTCGAACAGGTCATCCAGCCGGATGGCCAGGTGCCGGCGCACGCGGAATACTTCGAGCGAGTATCTGATGAGCAGGGGGCGGCCACGAGCCGCGTGACCCAGCATTGAACCTGGACAGAAGTGCCTGTGGCCAGCCCCTCGTCGATGACGAGGGGCTGCGTGTGTCCGGAGGGGGATGAGCACGATGGAGTCGAGTCGAGCATCGACCGTGCGCCTGGAGATGATCGTTTCTCTCGCGAAGCGACGAGGGTTCGTCTATCCGGGTAGCGAGATCTATGGGGGCTTGGCCAACACGTGGGATTATGGACCACTCGGGGCGGAACTCAAGCGTAACATCAAGAACGCCTGGTGGGAGTATTTCATCCAGCGTCGGGAGGACATGGTCGGGCTCGATGGCGGCATCCTCCTGCATCCAAAGGTCTGGGAGGCCTCGGGGCACGTCGAAGAGTTCAACGATCCGTTGGTCGACTGCCGGCGTTGCAAGAGTCGGTTCCGGGCGGACACGCTGATCGAGGAGCGGCTCCATCGGCCGACGGAGGGCCTCTCACTCGATGACATGACGCAGATCATCCAGGAGTCGAGTCTGGCCTGTCCGGTGTGCGGGGCGCGCGATTGGACGCCGGTGCGAAAGTTCAACTTGATGTTCCGGACCTTCATCGGGCCAGTCGAAGAACAGTCGACCCCGGTTTATTTGCGTCCCGAGACGGCGCAAGCGATCTTCGTCAATTTCAAGCAGGTCGTGCAAACCAGCCGCGTCAAGATTCCGTTCGGCATAGGCCAAATTGGCAAGGCATTCCGGAACGAGATTACGCCCGGTAATTTCATCTTCCGCCTGCTCGAGTTCGAGCAGATGGAGATCGAATATTTCATTCGACCCGAGACGTGGGAAGCCTACTTCGATGACTGGTTGGAGGAAATGGCACGATTCCTCCGCTGGATCGGCTTCAAGCCTGATCGCCTCCGCACGCGCGAGCATGGCCCGCAGGAACTGTCGCATTATTCGAAAAAGACCATCGATTTCGAATACCTGTTCCCCTTCGGATGGAAGGAATTGTGTGGCCTCGCCTATCGCACCGACTACGATCTTCGGCGTCACCAGGAGTACAGCGGCGAGGATCTCACGTACTTCGATCAAGAACGGAACGAGCGGTACATCCCGCACGTCATCGAACCGACGATGGGCGTGGAACGCCTCATGCTGGCACTCCTGTGCGATGCCTACGACGAGGAACCAGCAGTCGACGTGAACGGGAACCCCTATACCCGCGTGGTGCTGCGCTTCAACCCGCGCATTGCCCCGTACAAGGCGGCAGTGTTGCCGCTCATGCGGAAGCCAGAACTCGTCGAAGTGGCGAAGGATGTCGCCCGTGAGCTGCGTCAGCACTTCCGAATCGAGTACGACGAAACCCAGAGCATCGGGCGGCGGTACCGGCGTCAGGATGAGATCGGGACGCCATACTGCATCACGATCGACTACCAGACGCTGGACGATCGAACGGTGACGGTCCGCGACCGGGACACGATGCAACAGGTGCGTGTGCCGATCAGCGATCTGGTCGAGGAAATCGAAAACCGCCTGCGCTCAGCTTGAGCGCTCGTGGAGCTCGAGCTCGTCTTGGCCGAGGAGTTCTCGGACAACGCGATGCAGTTCCTCGGCAGAGTAGTAATGAATGACGAGCCGCCCACTCCGTTCCGTCCCGCGGAGCTCGACTTTCGTCCGGAGTCGCCGCTGCAGTGCTTCCTGCAGCCAGGCGTAGTCCGGTGGAGGGGTGGCGCGAGACGACCGACGTGCCGGCAGCGCGCCCGCCGTCCATTGCCGGACGAGTTCCTCCGTCTGGCGGACGGTCAGGTTGCGCTCGCGAACGATCCGGAGTGCCTCGATCTGGGCGGCGGTGTCCGGAAGCGCGAGCAGGGTACGGGCATGTCCCTCGCTGATCTCGCCGGTAGCGAGAGCGTCCTGAATCGCTGCCGGGGCTTCAAGCAAGCGGAGCGTATTGGCGACTGCGGAACGACTCTTACCGACGCGTTCAGCAACTTCTGCTTGTGTGAGCCCGAATTCCTCGATGAGTGCTCGATAGGCCATCGCTGTTTCCAAGGGGGAGAGATCGGCACGCTGCAGGTTCTCCACGAGTGCGATCTCGACGGCTTCACGGGGAGAAAGGTCACGAACGATCGCCGGGATACTGGTCAGTCCGGCTAGCTTTGCGGCACGCCATCGTCGTTCGCCAGCGACCAGCTGGTAGGGTGGGGTGCCACTCGAGCGAGCGACGATGACGGGCTGCACGACCCCGTGTCGTCGGATCGACTCGGCGAGCTCCAGCAGGCTGTCCTCGGCGAACTGTTGCCGTGGTTGCCGGGGATTCGGCGCGATATCGTCGATGGCAATCTCGCGGATTGCCTCGTCACTGATTGCTGTCGTCTGGGGTATCAGCGCGTCCAGACCGCGTCCCAATCCGGTGCGTCGAGCCATCGGAACCACACCTCGCGTCTCGCCCGAGTCTAGCACGAACCAGGGGTATACCTACGCCTGGACGGCAGAAGGAGGCGTTCGATGTGGATTCTCGAGTTGGTGGGAATCGTCCTGATCGCCGCTCTCCTGCGGTATGCGGCGGAATCAGCGCAGCGGTCGGTCTGGGCTCGCCGTGGGCTCGATGTCGTCGTATTGGGCGGTGGAAGCCTGCTTCTCGGGGTTGGCCTTCTCGGTTGGTACCGCAGTATGCACGCACTCCTCGTGTCGGGGGTACTGGGCGGTGTCCTCGTCCTGCTCGCGCGGTGGTATCCGTATCGCACCCGCATCGCGCGGTGGATACCGATCGATCCCGACTCAGTGCCTGATGCGTTCGGTCTGGCTCTTCTGCAGGGGTTGATCGGCGTTCTCGCTGGGGCACTCCTTCTCTCCAGCGCCTTGCCGGAGTTCGAAATTCGGCGCGAGCAGCTGATCGCACAGGGGATCGGCGAGGTAGCGTTAGCGTTCGTTTTGGTCGGCTTCCCGTTCTCGCGTGACTTTCGCGATGCAGTGCATCGCCTCGGGCTCACGCTGCCAGCACGACGCGAGGTGGTGAGCGCTGGGCTCTTCACTGTAGCGCTTTTCCTCGTATCCCTGACGAGTGGAGCGCTGGCGCATATCGTGCAGCCAGAAGTGGTCGCTCGTATCGAAGAACGGATGATCCCGCTGACCAGCGAGTTCGGGGCACCAGGCTGGGCGCTGCTTCTGGGAATTCTCGCCGGAATCGGTGAGGAACTCTTGTTTCGCGGTGCGATCCAACCACGCTACGGGCTCGGATTGACGGCGGTGCTGTTCACGCTCGTTCACGTTCAATACGAACTCTCGGTCGTGACACTCGGGGTCGCAGGGCTCGCGATCCTCCTGGGATTGGAAAGACGCTGGTTCGGTACGACGGCCTGTATTCTGACGCATGCGCTCTACGATATGGTGGCGGTTCTGCTGCAAGCTGCGTCCCGTTGAGCGGAGGGCTACTGGTTCACCGGGAACTGCTGCCACGTGCCGTCCGCGAAGAGTGCATAGACAAAACCGCGGTCACTCAGGATGAGCGTACCGTGCTCGAATTCCTGGATGCGTGCGCCGGTGGACATGACGTGAACGTCACCTTCGGTCGCGTAACCGAGCGACGGAGCCAGCGCCTTTTCCTCCCAGACCTGACCGAACGCCCCGCCCGGTGCCCACAGGTTGGGCTCCACGGAGCGAAATTCGAGAGGCGGATCGACCGGTTGTGGCTCGGGAACACTGGACCAGGTGCCAGTGGCATCGAGGATGTAGATGTGCAAGGTGTCGAACCGCTCCAGCATCATTCCGCGCTGGAAGGCCAGTTCTGCAGCGTTAACAGTGAAAGCGGGTGAAACTGGCTGACCGAGTCGCTTTTGGATCGCCTCGTCAGCCCAATAGACGCGTGCGAACGCACCCGTGACCGGAATCGGTTCAGGCGTGCCCGGTGTCGGAGACGGCACGACCGTCGGACTCGGTGTCGCCTCCGGCGCGGTCGAGGACGGCAGCGGCGTCGGCGTCGGAACCGGAATCGGCGTCGGTGATGGCGTTGGTGGGGGCGGTGGAGCGGGAATCTGCGGCTGATCGGAAGATCGGTTCTGAGAAGGCTCGGGAACGATCGGCGCTACCGTGGGCACTGCCTGCGCGGGTGCCCCAGCCGGAACGGCAGTGGGAGATGATGCAGGCTCAGCGACATTCTCCCTCGGCGTCGCCATCGGTTTCGGCGACGGAGTCGGAGCGGGGGTAGGTGTTTCCTGGACATGAGCGACAGCGCTTGTCGTCTGGAAGGTCAAGACGAACGGAGTGCCGAGCGGGTGGCCCCAGCGATCTTGTGCATCGGGTAGGATCGCGATGCGATACACCGTATCAGGCAGCAACAGAACGCGGCGTTCGGCGTCGGCCCCGATAATCAGGGTTGTCCCATTCCAGCTGATCGGTAGGCGCTGTCGTTCACCGGGTGGCGAAATGCGCAAATTGTTCAGTACTGATTCTTCGTTCATCGGTTTCGAGAAGGTGATTTCGACTGGTTGGTAGATGGGCCACCGCTGCGTCGAGGAGGTCGCTGGGTTCGAAGCGACGACGCGCGGTGGTTGGGTGCGTTGGAATCCGATACTGGCCGTGACCAGGGCGATGAGCAGAACGATCATGCCGAGCGCACTCGTGGCCAGCGCGAGCCGTGTTCGCGTCCGGGGGGTACTCTTCCGTTCTTCGACTAACCGCTTCCACACGTCACGCTGCAAGGAGCGCGGTGGTGGTGGCGATGGGGGCAGACGCCGGAGCTGCTCGCGCAGTCGTTGGTATTCATGGAGGCGGGCTCGGCAGTCTTCACACACTGCGAGGTGCGCGAGCAAACGCTGCCGCTCCTCGTCCGACAGATCGCCGTCGAGGTAGGCTGACAAGAGCGGCCGGTAGGAACGACAGCGCAGCGAGCTCATCCGGATGTCGATGCCTCCATGTCGTGGTACAGGCGACGGAACTCTTCCCGCGCACGGAACAGCAGAGACTTCGCTGCCGAGCGGGAAATGTTGAGCATGTCAGCGATCTCGTCGATCGAATACCCCTCGTATTCCCGGAGGATGAGAACTGCTCGGTAGCGCGGTTGCAGCCGCTGCAGGATGCGCTCGACGAGGTCCTGGGTTTCGGTCTGGAGGAGTGCTCGTTCCGGATCGGCAGCTCCCGCTGCGCGCAGGGAGTTGCCGTGCCAGGGATTGAGCTGGTCGAGGCGGAGCCAACGCAGGCGATTCCGGCGTCGAAGCGTATCCAAACAGACGTTGGCTGCGATGCGGCGCAACCACGCCCCGATATGCAAATCGTCAGTCGTTTGCGGCAGCGCCTTGTAGGCCCGGATGAAACATTCTTGGGTGAGATCACTCGCATCGTCGGCATTGCCGACCATCCGGTAGACAAACTGGTAGATCGTGCGTTCGTATTTTTGATATAGGAGCGCGAACGCTTCCTCGTCGCCCGCCTTGGCGCGGACGACACAGCGTAGCTCATCTACCGCAGACAGGGCGACTGAGCCCGACATCCGCTCTCCTCCAATGTCTATAACGAGCGACGGGTCCTCTGGGTGCGGTGACTTCACGGCAGCACTCCTGACAGGCCGATCGTACACTGTTCCTTGCCGGATGTCAATTCGGTGTTCCTGCGGCGATCGTTGTGCGACACGGAGGGCGCGGAGCTTTCGAGGCCTGGTAAATGCCCTCGGCTTCACGGTGCCGTCCTGAGGCAGCGTACGGGAGACCGTGAAAGCTCGGGCGTGCATCGACCACATAGACGCGTGTTCACGTGTGGATGGGATAAAGGCAAGCGTGCCGAGCTCGTCACTCGTTCCGGCGGTGTGGGGAGCGCCTCGCACGCATGATCGGGGAAGTCGTTCGTGTGCGTAGCCAGGTGAGAACGGGCTCGGAGGGACGTCGCTGGCGCGTCATAGCGAGGGCTCCTGGCTTCATGATCTCGTTTATACTCAGTGCACCACGTGCCTCATGGTCTCTGGGTTCTGTATAGAGGGTTTCAGGAGAAGATCGATGGCTCGCACCTTTCAAGAGCGTTTGCAGCGCGGAATCGTACTGGCTGACGGCGCGATGGGTACGCAGCTGTACGAGCGTGGAGTTCGCTTAGACGAGTGCTTCGAGGCGATCAACTTGCACGCGCCGCATCTGGTTCTGGAAATCCATCGTGCGTATATCCTCGCGGGTGCTGAACTGATCGAGACCAATACGTTCGGGGCGAATCGTTTCAAGCTGGCGAATTTTGGACTCGCCGATCGTGTGCGGGAAATCAACCGAACAGGGGTACGGCTGGCGCGAGAAGCGCGCGAGATTTGTGGCGTTCCGGTGTTCGTCGCTGGTGCTGTGGGACCGACCGGACGGCTCCTTGAGCCATACGGGACAGTGGCACCGGAGGCGGTTCGCGACGCCTTCCGTGAGCAGATCGAGGCGCTTCTAGAAGGTGGTGTGGATGTCCTCGTTTTCGAGACGATGAACCAGCTCGCTGAGATTCGCGAAGCGATCGCTGCGGCGCGAGAGGTCTGCGACCTCCCGATCGTCGCTCAGATGACCTTCGCAGCCGACGGTCGCACACTCGCCGGGCACAGCCCTGAGGAGGTCATCGAAGCACTGGCTGAGCTCGGCGTTTCCGCAGTCGGCGTGAACTGCAGTGTCGGGCCGAGGCCGACAGTCGCGATCCTCCAGCGGATGGCCGCGGTCAATCGTTGGGGTCTCCCACTGTCGGCGATGCCCAATGCCGGTTGGCCGACCAACGTTGGAGGACGGGTGATCTTCGGCGCATCACCTGACTATTTCGCGGATTTCGCGCGGGAGGTCCGCTCTTATGGCGTTCGGTTAGTCGGCGGTTGTTGCGGCACGACGCCGGCGCATATCGCCGCGATGCGGCGTGCTCTGGATCATGACACTGGTCAGGCGTCCCTGGGCGTCAGCGAGCGCCAGCGCACTGACCGTTCGGTGACTGAAGTTCCATCGACTGAGAGTCCAACCCGGTTAGCGCAAAAACTCGGGAAAGCGTTCGTCATCAGTGTGGAGATCGACCCACCGAAAGGGCTCAGCCCGGTGAAGGCGATCGACGGTGCGCGGCTGTTACGCGAGGTCGGTGTCGAGTTCATCAATGTCGCCGACAGTCCGATGGCGCGTGTGCGGATGAGTGCTCTCGCGCTCTGCGTGATTTTGCAGCAAGAGGCTGGAGTCGAGACGATTTTGCACTTGACCACACGCGATCGCAATCTCATGGGGCTGCAGTCGGACCTGCTCGGCGCGCACGCGCTCGGGGTTCGCAATATCCTCGCCCTAACCGGCGATCCGCCGACACTCGGCGACTATCCTCAGGCGACGCCTGTCTACGACGTCGACTCGATCGGCTTGGTGCGCATTCTCCAGCGTTTCCGACAGGGAATCGATGTCGGGGGTGCCTCGATCGGTCGGCCTGCTGCGTTCACGATCGGTGTCGCTTGTGACCCGACCCGGTCGGATCTCGATCACGAGATCGAGCGTCTCCACGCGAAACTCGAAGCGGGTGCCGATTTCATCATGACCCAGCCGGTCTTCTCCTTCGACACCTGGCGATCCTTCGTAACGCGGTACGAGGAGCGGTATGGTCCGATCAGGGTGCCTGTCCTGCTGGGAGTGTTGCCGTTGCAGAGCTATCGTCATGCTGTGTTCCTGCACAACGAGGTGCCGGGCATCACGTTGACGGAAACCGCGCTGGAGCGCATGCGACGGGCTGGACCGAACGGTCGATCTGAGGGTGTCGCGATGGCACGCGAGTTGATCGCCGAAGCATACGACTTTGTGGACGGTATCTATCTCATGCCTTCGTTCGGTCGATACGAAGTGGTTGCCGAGGTGTTGGAAGCATTGCCGAAACAGCGGTTTCGCGCCCGGGCTTCCTGAGCGCGCCTCGTTTGTTATACTGGCGAATGGCCGCGTATCGGCGGCTCTTTCGTAGTGCGCAGCAGCGGGTGACACACAGGTGTGAAGGACAGGAGCGATGCAGGACCTGATTCGCAGCGTCCAGGAGCAATACATGCGAACCGATCTCCCGCCATTCAGCCCGGGGGATACGGTGCGTGTTCACTATCGCGTCGTCGAAGGCAACAATACGCGGGTTCAGCCTTTCGAGGGTGTCGTGATTCGCAAGCGGGGCGGCGGCACCGACGCCACCTTCACGGTCCGCCGTATCGCCTCGCACGGTATCGGCGTCGAGCGCACGTTTCCGTTGCACAGTCCGCTCATCGAGAAGATCGAGGTGCTTCGGCACGGGAAGGTGCGACGGGCGCGCCTGTATTACTTGCGCGAGCGTTCGGGCAAGGCAGCACGTCTCAAGGAGCGGCGGCGGCCTGAGGGAAGCTACCTGCGCTGAGGTGGCAGTATGCCGAGAGGGCTCGCCTCGTCCGGCTCGAAAGCAGGGAGTCGAGGCGAGCGGCCGACGTTCCTGCACGAGGAGCGCTTTTGGCAGGCTGGGTACTCGCGCATTGCTGGCCTCGACGAGGTGGGCCGGGGTGCCTTAGCTGGTCCGGTCGTTGCGGCAGCGTGCGTCTTCGCGCCCGGTACCTGTCTCCCTGATATCTTCGCGGATTCGAAACAGCTCACGCCGGTCCAACGTCGTCGCCTGGCGGAGTGGATCCGCGCCCACGCCCAGGCATGGGCGCTCGGCGCTGCATCGCATCGGGAAGTCGATCGCTACGGTATCGTCTTCGCTACTGCTCTCGCGATGCGGCGTGCTCTGGCGCGGATCGGTCCCGTCGACCACGTGTTCTACGACGGAACGCCATTGCCTGGTTTCGATCGGTCCTCGGCTACCCCGATCGTGCGCGGCGATCGCTGTTGCGCGAGCATCGCTGCCGCGTCAGTTCTAGCCAAAGTGGTACGCGACGATTTGATGGCACGTGTCGGTGCACGGTTCCCAGGATACGGTTGGGCCGAGAACGCCGGTTACGGTACTTTTCAACATCGTGCTATGCTGGAACGACTCGGACCGACACGGTTGCATCGCCGTTCGTTTCGTCTCGGTATCGAAGAGGACAGCTGCGAGTGAGCGACCGGCGAACGCTCGGTACCCTGGGGGAAGAGATCGTCGCTCGCTGGGCAGAACGCATCGGCTGGCGGGTGATCGCTCGTAATTGGCGTTGCCGGTCCGGTGAACTCGACCTCGTGGTTCTCGACGGGGAGACGCTCGTCGCGGTCGAGGTGAAAGTTCGCAGCCCATCTGGACAGGAACCCGCCGAATGGGGTGTCCACCCGCGGAAGGCGAAACGGCTCCTGCAGACATTGAACGCCTTCGTCGCAGCGTATCCCGAGTATGCAGAACGGTATCGTCGCATCGATGTCGTGGCACTGACGGTCGACCGACGGGGGCGGATCGTACGCTGGACGCACTTACCTGGTAGTGTGACCGATGACGGAGTGTGGGAATGATCGACGAGGCCACTTGTGAGCGCTTGTGGGCGGCAGCACGGGCACGGCGAGCTGAACTGGTCGCTTTCGCTCAGGATCTGATCCGCACGCGAAGTCTTCCCGGCGAGGAACAGCAGATCGCAGAACTGGTGGCTGGCCGTTTGCGCTCGCTCGGCTACGACGAGGTCGATATCGACCGAGCCGGGAACGTGATCGGTGTCCTGCGAGGAACGAGCGGCGGCCCCACTGTACAGTTCAATGCGCACCTCGACCACGTACACGAGGGCGACCCGAATCAGTGGCCTTACCCGCCCTACGACGGTGTGGTCGTCGACGATGTTCTGTACGGGCGAGGTGCGTGTGACGTCAAGGGTGCGCTGGCGAGTCAGGTCTATGGTCTCGTGCTCCTGCGCGACCTCGGTCTGCGACCAGTCGGGGACTGCTACTTTACCGGCGTTGTGCAAGAAGAGATCGGTGGGCTCGGGGCCGCAGCGCTCTGCCAGTGGCTCCGAACGGATGCAGTCGTATTGGCTGAAGCGACTGCTCTCGATCTCCGGCGGGGTCACCGCGGGCGCGTCGGGATCGAGGTGCGCTTCGTCGGCCGATCGGCACATGCCAGTGCACCGGAGCGTGGGGCCAATCCCCTGTTTTCGTTTGCGCGATTTCTCGGTCGTCTCCACGAACTGCCACATCTGGCCCATCCCGAACTCGGGCCGAGCACGGTCGCTCCGACACTGGTTCGGAGTGACCAGGTAAGCAGCAACGTGATACCGGGGGTCGTCCAGCTGGTGCTGGACTGGCGCACCGTGCCGGGGGAGGAGCCCGAGACGATCCGGGCGACGGTCGAGCAGCTTGCCCTGCAGTGCGTCGAACCAGGAGTTCGGGCGGAAGTGCAGCTCCAGGAGCGGGTGGCGCGGAGCTACCGGGGATTCGTTCTCGAGCTGCCACCGACGCGCGGGTACGTGCTCCCGGCTGACCATCGTGTGGTCCGAGTCGGGCGATCTGTGCTGGAATCCGTCATGAAGCGACGAGTCGAGGACGGCTTCTGGCAATTCGCGACCGACGGTGGTCACTTCATGGTGCACGGGATGGCGACGATCGGTTTCGCGCCGGGTAACGAAGCGCTGGCCCATACCGTCGACGACAGTGTCGCGATCGCTGATCTCGAGGCAGCGATGGTCGGATACGCAGCGCTCGCGCTAGCCTTGACCCGCGAGGAGGCCGAGCAATGAGTACGAGCCCAGAGCAACACCGGCAGGCGGCGCCACGCAGCGTTCGTTGTGCGGTCATTACGGTCAGTGACACGCGAACGGTGGAGACGGACACGAGTGGAGCACTGATCCGCGAGCGCCTCGAGCGGGCGGGGCACGTTGTCGTGGGCTATGCCATCGTGCCGGACGAGCGAGAGGCGATCGGTCAGGTGGTCGATGAGTTCGTCGCGAGGTCGGACTGCGACGCGGTGCTCCTGAATGGCGGAACGGGCATCGCCCGTCGCGACGTCACGTACGAAGCGATCGTGGAACGACTCGAGAAGCGATTGGACGGGTTCGGCGAGCTCTTTCGCTGGCTGAGTTACCGGGAGATCGGAGCTGCCGCGATGCTATCGCGGGCGATCGCTGGAGTGTATCGTAGCAAGATCGTCATCGCGATGCCCGGCTCGACGGGTGCCGTGCGGCTTGCGATGGACGAGCTGATCGTGCCCGAACTCGCGCATCTCGTCTTGGAAGCGCGAAAGTGAGGGATCGGTGGAATGAGCGAGACGGCGCAGGTGCGGCGTCCACCACAAGTACTCAGGGGAATGCGCGATTTCTCCCCGCGGCAGATGCTCTTGCGCCAGCGTGTCATCGACTTGCTTCGGCAAGTCTTCGAACGGTACGGTTTCGATCCGATCGATACACCGCTCCTGGAGTACTACGAAGTTCTCGCCGGAAAGTACGGCGAGGAGGGGGAGAAGCTCCTCTACCGGTTCGTCGATCACGGTGGTCGGGAAGTCGGTTTGCGGTACGACTTGACCGTTCCGCTGGCGCGCTATGTGGCGGTGCACCGGAACGAGTTGACGCTGCCGTTCAAGCGGTATCACATCGGACCAGTGTTCCGGGCGGAGCGACCGCAGCGAGGCCGGTACCGGCAGTTCTGGCAGTGCGATGTCGATATCGTCGGAACGCGGTCGATGCTAGCTGATGCCGAAGTCCTCGCCGTGTGGATCGACGCGCTTTCGACTCTGCGGATCCCCAACGCGGTCGTCCACGTCAATCACCGTCAGTTGCTCGAAGCACTGGCTCGAACAGCCGGAGTCGATCCGGCGTTGGCACTGCCGGTGTACCGAGCGATCGATAAATTGGCGAAGATTGGGCGCGAAGGGGTACGTGAGGAGCTCATCCGTGCAGGGGTGGATGCAGGAGCTGCTGATCGAGTGTTGGAACTGATCCAGTTGCAAGGCGAGCCGTTCGAGGTCATCAGGGCTGTGCGTGCTCGATTGCAGGAGGATGCGCAAGCGCAACGAGCATTGGACGAGCTGGCTGAACTCTTCACGTATCTCTCTCACTACGGCGCACCGAGCGGTCGCTACGTTCTCGACCTCTCCCTGGCCCGCGGGCTCGATTACTACACTGGGCCGGTGGCGGAAGTCATCGTGAGCGAACCGGCGATCGGATCGCTCGGGGGCGCTGGTCGGTACGACCACCTCATCGGGCTCTTTCTCGATGAAGACATCCCGGCGACGGGT from the Thermomicrobium sp. 4228-Ro genome contains:
- a CDS encoding MogA/MoaB family molybdenum cofactor biosynthesis protein, whose protein sequence is MSTSPEQHRQAAPRSVRCAVITVSDTRTVETDTSGALIRERLERAGHVVVGYAIVPDEREAIGQVVDEFVARSDCDAVLLNGGTGIARRDVTYEAIVERLEKRLDGFGELFRWLSYREIGAAAMLSRAIAGVYRSKIVIAMPGSTGAVRLAMDELIVPELAHLVLEARK
- the rplS gene encoding 50S ribosomal protein L19, whose amino-acid sequence is MQDLIRSVQEQYMRTDLPPFSPGDTVRVHYRVVEGNNTRVQPFEGVVIRKRGGGTDATFTVRRIASHGIGVERTFPLHSPLIEKIEVLRHGKVRRARLYYLRERSGKAARLKERRRPEGSYLR
- a CDS encoding ribonuclease HII; its protein translation is MPRGLASSGSKAGSRGERPTFLHEERFWQAGYSRIAGLDEVGRGALAGPVVAAACVFAPGTCLPDIFADSKQLTPVQRRRLAEWIRAHAQAWALGAASHREVDRYGIVFATALAMRRALARIGPVDHVFYDGTPLPGFDRSSATPIVRGDRCCASIAAASVLAKVVRDDLMARVGARFPGYGWAENAGYGTFQHRAMLERLGPTRLHRRSFRLGIEEDSCE
- a CDS encoding RNA polymerase sigma factor; its protein translation is MSGSVALSAVDELRCVVRAKAGDEEAFALLYQKYERTIYQFVYRMVGNADDASDLTQECFIRAYKALPQTTDDLHIGAWLRRIAANVCLDTLRRRNRLRWLRLDQLNPWHGNSLRAAGAADPERALLQTETQDLVERILQRLQPRYRAVLILREYEGYSIDEIADMLNISRSAAKSLLFRAREEFRRLYHDMEASTSG
- a CDS encoding bifunctional homocysteine S-methyltransferase/methylenetetrahydrofolate reductase, translated to MARTFQERLQRGIVLADGAMGTQLYERGVRLDECFEAINLHAPHLVLEIHRAYILAGAELIETNTFGANRFKLANFGLADRVREINRTGVRLAREAREICGVPVFVAGAVGPTGRLLEPYGTVAPEAVRDAFREQIEALLEGGVDVLVFETMNQLAEIREAIAAAREVCDLPIVAQMTFAADGRTLAGHSPEEVIEALAELGVSAVGVNCSVGPRPTVAILQRMAAVNRWGLPLSAMPNAGWPTNVGGRVIFGASPDYFADFAREVRSYGVRLVGGCCGTTPAHIAAMRRALDHDTGQASLGVSERQRTDRSVTEVPSTESPTRLAQKLGKAFVISVEIDPPKGLSPVKAIDGARLLREVGVEFINVADSPMARVRMSALALCVILQQEAGVETILHLTTRDRNLMGLQSDLLGAHALGVRNILALTGDPPTLGDYPQATPVYDVDSIGLVRILQRFRQGIDVGGASIGRPAAFTIGVACDPTRSDLDHEIERLHAKLEAGADFIMTQPVFSFDTWRSFVTRYEERYGPIRVPVLLGVLPLQSYRHAVFLHNEVPGITLTETALERMRRAGPNGRSEGVAMARELIAEAYDFVDGIYLMPSFGRYEVVAEVLEALPKQRFRARAS
- a CDS encoding M20/M25/M40 family metallo-hydrolase — its product is MIDEATCERLWAAARARRAELVAFAQDLIRTRSLPGEEQQIAELVAGRLRSLGYDEVDIDRAGNVIGVLRGTSGGPTVQFNAHLDHVHEGDPNQWPYPPYDGVVVDDVLYGRGACDVKGALASQVYGLVLLRDLGLRPVGDCYFTGVVQEEIGGLGAAALCQWLRTDAVVLAEATALDLRRGHRGRVGIEVRFVGRSAHASAPERGANPLFSFARFLGRLHELPHLAHPELGPSTVAPTLVRSDQVSSNVIPGVVQLVLDWRTVPGEEPETIRATVEQLALQCVEPGVRAEVQLQERVARSYRGFVLELPPTRGYVLPADHRVVRVGRSVLESVMKRRVEDGFWQFATDGGHFMVHGMATIGFAPGNEALAHTVDDSVAIADLEAAMVGYAALALALTREEAEQ
- a CDS encoding YraN family protein, encoding MSDRRTLGTLGEEIVARWAERIGWRVIARNWRCRSGELDLVVLDGETLVAVEVKVRSPSGQEPAEWGVHPRKAKRLLQTLNAFVAAYPEYAERYRRIDVVALTVDRRGRIVRWTHLPGSVTDDGVWE